The window CACCCAGTTGCCATCTGTGCACCTTCCTATTACTGAGTCAACCTCTGTTACATTTAACAGTTTTCTGTGGTTCAGTATTTCTAATCCTAAATAAAACTCAACTTTGGCAACTCTTGAGAGATTGTGTCTGTACAATGGGAGTTTGGAGGACAGAGAATTCTGCTTCCAGGctctgagcccagagctgctggtcaGCCACAGCAGTAGGGAGATGGGACTGCACTGGCACAAGAGAGGGCCAGGTTTgagggcactggcagcagctgctggtcagcaccagctctgcagaaagcaaCAGATGTTTTGTACACCACTTCCCATCTCTCCCCTGCTTATTTCCTGCCTTCTCAAAACACCCACGATGTATATTAAAAGTTTGATTTACTGCTTGGACACTGTCTCCAGGAGAGAACACCAGCACTATCTTTACGGAGCTCAGCCCAAGTTAAACCTCCTAAAAGAGCAGGTTTTGGCTTGTAGAGCATTGAACTGGATCTGGGAAGAAGAGGAGCAGCATCTCGACATTTCTTTGGCTGCTGGGTAACAACATTTCAGAACTACATGTTTAAGACAATAAGTTTATTGCAGTTTGCCCAAAGACCTGCCTGGCCTGTTCTCACTTGCTTTGGCTGCGCATGTAACCTAGTGTGTAAAGGGTACCTTTGGTAGCTGTGCTTGCTGCTGTGGTCAACTGGAGCACAGGTGACATCATTGGCTCTCTCTGTCATTGTGCTGGTTGATGAATTCCATCCttttaagagaaggaaaaactgtTGCCATGCTTCTGTAAAGATCAGCTGAGCTGTCAGATTATTTCCTTCTACACAGCACACACTGAGCTTGCCTGGGAACTCTCCAACCTTCCTTAGACAGGACAcccccctgtgctgccacaaTGGATttgaaatgaggaaaacaaaccTCCCCCTGCCATTGCTACTGTGCCTCAAAAACTGGGCTTAGATCCAGACTGTGTTCCTGGTGAAAACCATGTTCAAACACTCTGGGGCTTAAATGCAGTAGGAGTGAGTTAGTAAAACTAGAACACATTCCCCTAGAGCAGCACATCAGTAACGTGCTCTGTTAACCTCCTGCTGGTCAAAGTGGGACTCCAAACCTGCTCACACCTTCCAGCAGTCTGTGCACGTCTTCTGGAAGAATGGATCATACTCTGATGGGTCATAATCATCCAAAAACACATAGCCCTGTGGGAGAAGCAAGTACTGGGTCAGGTCTCAGAAGCTGTTGGTGGTTACAACAGTGAGAGCAGGCAGCCTGggtgggacagagccaggcacagcatAACACAGCACCAGAGGTGGTTGAAATCTCTGAATTCTGTGGAAAAAGAATTCCCAATTTGCGTACACTGCACCTCAGAAAGAAAGTGACTGAACTGTAACAGGAAAAATTCCtccattcattttaatttatcaCAGGCATAAATATATAACCAATGATTTCATGAAGCTAACCTTAACTAGGACAGTCAAGacaatggaatttttttttttggaaaatgtttttccagaGAAGGAAGCCCTGAGATTGGCTCTGTTtgtcagagcatggtgctaataacaccaaGGTTGTGAGTTTGATCCCActcacttaagagttggacaTGATGATCCTTCTGGATCCCTTCCAATTCAAAATATTCTCTGATACCAGCAAGAcagatattaaaaagaaaagaagaaacaggagTGAGTGACCCCTCACTAGCCACAACCTTAGGCAGGTCACTGGTCTGGAAGATACCAGCTCCACATCTGGGTTCATGAGCTGGCTTTTCCATCTATACATTGGAATAAAGACTTGAACCCACACCTCATGGTCCAGGCCACAGCACCATCTCATCAACAATGCTGCCACAAGTGGAGGAGAAGGCTGatagcagggaaaggagcaaaagaaaatgagcaaaaagaagggagggaagggaatcCAGAATTAACCACATTAACTAACCCACACAAGTGTCTCAAGTTCTGCAAAATTTATCATATGTTGCCACAGTTAACACAAACTTATGCAAAGAAAGTGTCCTGTAAATATGAAGGGCCTCAGCCTGCTTTTCAGACATGCTGGTGACAGACCTGGCACCACAGAGCAAGGAGAAAAGGTAGAAGCTGAtcactgatgctgctgctccccttcaGGCAGAAGGACACATCCCAGTACATCAGCCATTGCTTCTGGAGGGCACCCAGCGAACTCCTgacctggcacagcagcttgCAAGATGGACTGATGCAGACCCAGATATTGCAGTACACCCAACACAGCCTAAATCCAGGACTTCAGCAGTAGAACTGGTTCAGTTCTTTCTCATTCCATGCAGTTTAAATGCATGGGTCTGTCACATCAGGCCTTTGAAAAAGATAGTTTGGTCTCTTTAAAACAACACAGCTCCcatggtatttttatttctggataAGGAGAATGTTTACTTGTTTACAGTCTCACAACTCCACTGTGCAGTGGTTTCCACTGACAACAACTGCCTGCTCTCATAAAGTATTATTTTTGTGGCAGATTAcataactgctttttttttctcttttttttcattcctgagATGCAGAAAGTTTACTTGCGGGATCTAATATTCAAAGGTGGTGTCAAATTAAGAGCAAAAcgaagaaaacaaacaagtatTTTCTACAGTGACTGCAATTTGCTATTTTTGTGAATACTGAAACACACGGAACTACAAAATCCATGAGTTGGGTCCATTACCTGCATGCAGGCTTAACAAAATTGTTTGTATCTCCCTGTtcccatattttttcttttatgaagcTTGATCAGTAGACTTGAGAGTGCAGCCCATACCCTGCTCACTCAGCCTTTGGTTTGAGCTGACAGAGCTCAAGGTTTTCCCACTAAATGGTCCAGCCCACAGAAGCAAACACAGCTCAGTAGGGTGTTTTGTCTCACCATATTCAGACCCCAGCACGTGTTCACTGCAAGCAATGCTGCTGTTCATAGCTGCTGGTGAACACACACAGCTGTAACATCACCACTACAGAAGTCCTTGGGAAAAGTAAATTATAGGCAAGGTATAACTGAACTACAGGTTACTCAGACAGAAAATAACAGCTAAACCCCTGAACTTGTCCACAGCCCTCTGTATACAATCCCCTCCATGACAGAAATGTGTTTCTCATTGATACCTTCTTTGTACAGTAGTTTAAATATTGAGAGAATTGTTCTTGTCTCCTTTTCCACACTTCTTTCTCTGACTGGCAGTccattttgttcttcattttttgCATAAGTGGCTCTGAAACATTCTCAAGATATTTTTTGTACAGAAGCTCTGTCTTTCTCAGATCTAGGAAATCATTGTGCTTCAAATATCTGTCCAGCTCCTTAagtaagaaatggaaaataaaaaccttatAAACTATTGATCAATAAGATTCCACATGTAAAGGTTTGCAGCTTGGCTGACCTGACTGCTCACTGCTCCAAGTCATCTattttccagcccttccttctgctcctccctctctccactTCTCACCACTTATTTCCAAGCTTGCCCTTTAAAGAGCTCTGGCATTCAGACCCTTAATTTTTGAAGCTGTGGTGCAAAATTGGCAGAAAATGACTCACTTTTTCCCATCAGGTTATTGAGCAGAaatcactgcagagcagggggcTGCAAGCACCAGACTGTGCAAGACAGGCAGCAGAAAGacctttcctgcagcactggcaacCTGCTGGATCAGATCAGATCAGAGCAGCCCTCCTTTCCTTTGCTCACAGCACCACTGTCACAAATTACCACACCCACAGAACAAATATTAGTGCAAACAGGCAGTTATGTCACCTGGGATTCACATTCAGGGTAACTACTTCAGTCCTATCCAGAGTGGACTGAAAAGATTAGACGCTCATAACTCTAAAATAGTTTTTCAAGAATACAGGCAATTAACATTTTCTCATGAATCACTGTTTAGGAACTAAAAATACTGACATGCAGGAAAGCACAtagcaaatgagaaaaaagcaCACTTCTTACCCTCACAAAATTTTCTCCCTCCAAGATGCACTGAGCGGAAGCAATGATGTCTCGGCTTTGATCAGGTGCTGCCTAACAAAACATAAGAAAAGTCCGCATGAGGTGAAAGCAGGACTTAAAGCAGGAGTTAGATTTACTTTTGAATTCAAAATAATTACCAGTGTCATGATTAAAGGCACACTATACCACAACCCAGCTGGCAAATCCTTGCAAGATTTGCTCTGAACAGTTAGTTGGGTTAAGTAGCAACAGAAGAGCATTGGAAGAGCTGGAAGGAGAACTGAAATGTACATGCCCAGACCTCCATGGCTGCTCCTCACCATGACCACACCACCTCCTCCTTGCCATTGTTTCTCACCTGTGCCAAACATGTGGCTCTTTAACTCCTGCACTCCAGACAAGGAGTTCAGGCAATGCAGACCAAATCTATCATTCGGGGATAGAATGCATTTTATGCATAGAATGGAATATTGGCCTGCTACTCCCTGTGGttaatattgatttttaattccAATTGATGGTGTAGTTTTCAGTCATGTCTGCCTTGGCCCTGCTGACCAGCTCCACACTCCTGAAGGTTTATTACACTAAGATGAGCAGGACATCACACATCAGAGCAAGCAAGGAAGAGACAAGAAGTATTAAAGATTCCACcaaaaacaaatgagaaagaGGAAATCTAAATTTCTGGCATGTTTCAAGACCCTTACATCCTACTATTTGAAACAACTGATATGTTGTATTATGCCTGATTAATTTACTTGACCTAGTCACAGATCCTTTCTAAAGTCAGCAGTAAAAAGACATGGCCACCACTCCAGCTAAGAACCATCACTCGTGAACAGACGAGCTTTCCTTCAGGATGATACACATGTGAAGGAGTTGGGTGTCCTTTGACTGAAGGAATGAAGTTCCTTCTCCCTGAAAAAGGGCAggtccaggggcagcctcaTCACAGTGCTACTTACAGGGTGGCTGCAAAGAGGATAGAGGCGCTCACTTCACCAGAAGCCACAGCAAGAAGACAAGGGATAAGAGGTACAAGTTGCACTGGCAGAGGTGTCATCTTAatgtaagaaataaatttttacagTGAGATCAATCTTTCA of the Camarhynchus parvulus chromosome 3, STF_HiC, whole genome shotgun sequence genome contains:
- the FAM228B gene encoding protein FAM228B — translated: MGSVNYSKGSWLQRFANGKPVRKPKQQEPWKAAPDQSRDIIASAQCILEGENFVRELDRYLKHNDFLDLRKTELLYKKYLENVSEPLMQKMKNKMDCQSEKEVWKRRQEQFSQYLNYCTKKGYVFLDDYDPSEYDPFFQKTCTDCWKDGIHQPAQ